TGAGCCAGGTTCGCAACACTTTCCCCTGAGCCGGGTCTCGCCGCTCCATACGCAAGACCCCGGTTTCCAATTCTTTCAAGGTGATTGCCGAAATAAACAGACGCGGAGCAATGACACTTTTGGCCCAGGCGACCACGTTTGCATCAGCCTGGGGTTTACGAAGTTCAGAAATGACGTTGGTGTCGAGTAGATACATCAAGAGAGGTCCACGGGTCGATGAGTGATCACGGCACGTTCGGTTTCGAAGTCGATCTCTGCCGCTTCCGGCATCACCAACAGGTCAACGATGTCGGCATTGAGCCCTGTCAGTTTCTGATAGTCCTCAATGCTTAGCAGTACATGGGCAGGCTTGCCGCGATCGGTGATAAAAACCGGCCCTTGGCGGGTGGCTTTTTTGGCACCACTTGTGTCTTGGTTGAATTCGCGGCTGGAAATGGTCGTGATGGTCATGGGGGCCTCCCACTTGTCGGGGTGAATGTAGTTACGTTACTACTCTCCGGTAGCAAGCTTCAAGCGGCAAGCCACAAGGGGTAGAGCGTCGGTTGAGTTATCGCTGCGTCTTGAACGAGAAAAGCCCCGCCAGCGTTCGCTGTACGGGGCTTTTCTCGTGTCGCTTGCGGCTTGAGCTTTAATCCTGCTTCTGTGACAAGCTGTAAACATACGCCGCGAGCAAGTGCACCTTGTCGTTGCCCTGCAGTTGCTCCTGCGCAGGCATCTGGCCCTGGCGGCCGTAGCGGATGGTTTGCTGCAACTGAGCGAAGCTCGAACCGTAGATGAACGCGCCGGGATGAGTCAGGTCGGGCGCGCCCATGGCGGGGGTGCCTTTGCCGGCAGGGCCGTGGCAGGCCACGCAGTTGGCGGCGAAGAGTTTTTCACCGTTGGCCACGTCGGCCTTGGCGCCTTCAGGCAATTTGCGCCCGTCGAGTTTGGTCACCACAAAGCCGGCCACATCGGCCACGCCTTGTTCGCCGATCACTTCGGCCCAGCCTGGCATCACCGCGTGGCGGCCTTTGAGGATGGTTTCCTTGATGGTGTTGGGTTCGCCGCCCCAGCGCCAGTCGGCGTCGGTCAGGTTGGGGAAGCCATAGGCGCCTTTGGCGTCGGAGCCGTGGCACACCGAGCAGTTGGAGGCAAACAGGCGGCCGCCCATTTTCAGTGCTTGCGGGTCTTTGGCGACTTCTTCAATCGGCATCGACGCGAATTTGGCGAAGATCGGCCCGAACTTGGCATCCGACCTGGCCATTTCCTTTTCCCATTCGTGTACGCCGGTCCAGCCGGTCTGGCCGTTGGCGAAAGGGGTTTGCTTGTCGTTGTCGAGGTAGTTGTAGCCCGGCAGCAGGCCTTTCCAGTTGCCCAGGCCCGGGTAAAGCACCAGGTAACCGAGGGCAAAGACGATGGTGCCGACGAACAGCATGAACCACCACTTAGGCAGCGGGTTGTCGTACTCCTCGATGCCATCGAACGAGTGGCCGACGGTTTCGTCGGTTTGCTCGGCGCGCTGGCCCTTGCGGGTCGACAGCAGCAGCCAGGTCAGGGCGAAGATGGTACCCAGACTGAGGACTGTGACGTACAGACTCCAGAACGTAGTCATTCTTTGTTACTCCTAGAAGCTTGCTCGACGTGCTTGATGGCTTCGGGGTCATCCGCAAAGGGCAGCATGGTTGCGTCGTCAAACTCCGACTTGCGCTTGGGGCTGAACACCCACAGCGCCAGGCCGATAAAGGCCACCATCACCACAACGGTGCCCAGGCCACGAATCATCCCGATATCCATGAAGAATCACCGTTTGCTTTTGATGATGGTGCCCAAGCCCTGCAGGTAGGCCACCAATGCGTCCATTTCGGTCTTGCCCTTCACCGCAGCGGCTGCACCGGCGATGTCTTCGTCGGTGTAGGGCACGCCCAGGGTGCGCAGGACTTCCATCTTCTTCGCGGTGTCCTTGCCGTCGAGCTTGTTTTCCACGAGGAACGGGTACGCCGGCATTTTCGACTCAGGCACTACGTTGCGCGGGTTGTACAAGTGCGCACGGTGCCAGTCATCGGAGTAACGCCCGCCGACACGGGCCAGGTCCGGGCCGGTGCGCTTGGAACCCCACAGGAACGGATGGTCCCACACGCTTTCACCGGCCACCGAGTAGTGGCCGTAGCGTTCGGTTTCGGCGCGGAACGGGCGGATCATCTGCGAGTGGCAGCCCACGCAGCCGTTGGCGATATAGACGTCGCGGCCTTCCAGTTCGAGGGCGGTGCGCGGCTTCATGCCTTCGACCGGTTTGTTGGTCACGTCCTGGAAGAACAGCGGAACGATTTGGGTCAACCCACCGATACTCACGGCGATGACCATGAAGAAGGCCAGCAGGCCGATATTCTTCTCGACGACTTCATGCTTCATCAGTGGGCTCCCACAACGGCGATCTTGGCGGCGGCTTCGGCTTCGGCCGGGTCGGAGGCACGCACGGTGCGCCAGACGTTATAGGCCATGAACAGCATGC
The sequence above is drawn from the Pseudomonas quebecensis genome and encodes:
- a CDS encoding CcoQ/FixQ family Cbb3-type cytochrome c oxidase assembly chaperone, yielding MDIGMIRGLGTVVVMVAFIGLALWVFSPKRKSEFDDATMLPFADDPEAIKHVEQASRSNKE
- the ccoO gene encoding cytochrome-c oxidase, cbb3-type subunit II, which codes for MKHEVVEKNIGLLAFFMVIAVSIGGLTQIVPLFFQDVTNKPVEGMKPRTALELEGRDVYIANGCVGCHSQMIRPFRAETERYGHYSVAGESVWDHPFLWGSKRTGPDLARVGGRYSDDWHRAHLYNPRNVVPESKMPAYPFLVENKLDGKDTAKKMEVLRTLGVPYTDEDIAGAAAAVKGKTEMDALVAYLQGLGTIIKSKR
- the ccoP gene encoding cytochrome-c oxidase, cbb3-type subunit III, which codes for MTTFWSLYVTVLSLGTIFALTWLLLSTRKGQRAEQTDETVGHSFDGIEEYDNPLPKWWFMLFVGTIVFALGYLVLYPGLGNWKGLLPGYNYLDNDKQTPFANGQTGWTGVHEWEKEMARSDAKFGPIFAKFASMPIEEVAKDPQALKMGGRLFASNCSVCHGSDAKGAYGFPNLTDADWRWGGEPNTIKETILKGRHAVMPGWAEVIGEQGVADVAGFVVTKLDGRKLPEGAKADVANGEKLFAANCVACHGPAGKGTPAMGAPDLTHPGAFIYGSSFAQLQQTIRYGRQGQMPAQEQLQGNDKVHLLAAYVYSLSQKQD
- a CDS encoding type II toxin-antitoxin system Phd/YefM family antitoxin, which codes for MTITTISSREFNQDTSGAKKATRQGPVFITDRGKPAHVLLSIEDYQKLTGLNADIVDLLVMPEAAEIDFETERAVITHRPVDLS